One Megasphaera vaginalis (ex Bordigoni et al. 2020) DNA window includes the following coding sequences:
- a CDS encoding HAD hydrolase-like protein, with protein sequence MYRHILFDLDGTLTDSQEGIIKSVAYALEKQGEATAGRLEQQVIIGPPLMLTFLDTFGFSPEKAQATYAFFQERYGTIGKFENRPFAGIIHMLRQLQSAGSKAYVATSKPQVHAEAICEKFGLSPYLTEIAGSVLGGTEDKAVVIDRVLRHIGSGAADSAVMVGDRKYDVIGARKTGIPVIYAAFGYGNEAERQEFPADYTVNSVAELTALLLHS encoded by the coding sequence ATGTATAGACATATTCTGTTCGATTTGGACGGAACGCTGACGGATTCTCAGGAAGGCATTATCAAATCCGTCGCATATGCCCTGGAAAAGCAAGGGGAAGCAACGGCGGGAAGATTGGAACAGCAGGTTATCATCGGACCGCCGCTGATGCTGACTTTTTTGGATACCTTCGGATTTTCACCAGAAAAAGCCCAGGCTACGTATGCCTTTTTTCAAGAACGTTACGGCACGATCGGCAAGTTTGAAAACAGGCCGTTTGCGGGAATTATTCACATGCTTCGGCAATTGCAGTCGGCCGGCAGCAAGGCCTATGTGGCCACGTCAAAACCGCAGGTGCATGCGGAGGCGATTTGTGAGAAGTTCGGCTTATCTCCGTATTTGACTGAAATTGCCGGCAGTGTTCTCGGCGGGACGGAAGATAAGGCTGTTGTTATTGATCGCGTGTTGCGGCATATCGGCAGCGGCGCTGCCGATAGCGCCGTTATGGTCGGTGATCGGAAATATGATGTCATCGGCGCCAGAAAAACGGGCATTCCCGTTATTTATGCCGCTTTCGGCTATGGCAATGAAGCGGAACGGCAGGAATTTCCGGCCGATTATACGGTGAACAGTGTCGCAGAACTGACGGCGCTCCTCCTACACAGTTAA
- a CDS encoding lactate/malate family dehydrogenase has protein sequence MMSTVKKRTVGVIGLGHVGAHVAFALGLTGTADEVKLCDLNESKAVSERQDLMDAVMFMPHRVNYTLAKYEEMGDCDVIINAIGKIDLCATGNRDDEMGFTVPGVAGYIDKVMAGGFDGVIINITNPCDVVTHLLATRSGLPKGRVFGTGTGLDTSRLVSAISQQTDVEHHSFTAYMMGEHGNSQMTPWSVVNFGGQPYTELAKENKQYDFDTKELTERAIKGGWVTYQGKHCTEYGIAMTAVTMASAVLHDEKKIMAASVALDGEYGEKGIFCGVPAVIGANGIERVVVFDLPTDELQALKGCCATIRANIAKADKLLQ, from the coding sequence ATGATGAGTACAGTAAAAAAGAGGACCGTTGGTGTTATCGGGTTAGGGCATGTCGGGGCGCATGTCGCCTTTGCCTTGGGACTTACCGGAACAGCCGATGAAGTCAAGCTTTGCGATTTGAATGAAAGCAAAGCTGTCAGTGAACGGCAGGATCTGATGGATGCCGTCATGTTCATGCCGCACCGCGTCAACTATACGCTCGCTAAATACGAAGAAATGGGAGATTGCGACGTTATCATCAATGCGATCGGCAAGATCGACCTTTGCGCGACAGGCAACCGCGATGACGAAATGGGCTTTACCGTTCCCGGCGTTGCCGGATATATCGATAAGGTTATGGCCGGCGGTTTTGACGGCGTCATCATCAATATTACCAATCCCTGTGACGTCGTTACGCATTTGCTTGCCACTCGGAGCGGTTTGCCGAAGGGACGTGTTTTCGGCACCGGTACGGGCTTGGATACGTCGCGCTTGGTCAGTGCCATTTCGCAGCAGACCGATGTGGAACATCATTCGTTTACGGCCTACATGATGGGCGAGCACGGCAACTCACAGATGACGCCGTGGTCTGTCGTCAATTTCGGCGGGCAGCCGTATACGGAATTAGCGAAAGAAAACAAGCAGTACGATTTCGATACGAAAGAGCTGACGGAACGGGCTATTAAAGGCGGCTGGGTCACGTATCAGGGCAAGCACTGTACGGAATACGGGATTGCCATGACGGCCGTTACGATGGCGAGCGCCGTGCTTCATGATGAAAAGAAAATCATGGCGGCCAGTGTCGCGCTTGACGGAGAATACGGCGAAAAAGGCATTTTTTGCGGTGTTCCTGCCGTTATCGGAGCAAACGGCATTGAACGCGTCGTCGTTTTCGATTTGCCGACAGACGAATTGCAGGCCTTGAAAGGCTGCTGCGCCACCATTCGCGCCAATATCGCCAAGGCCGATAAATTATTGCAATAA
- the typA gene encoding translational GTPase TypA yields the protein MERKDIRNIAIIAHVDHGKTTLVDAMLKQSHVFRSNEKVAERIMDSGDIERERGITILSKNTSVMHDGVKINIVDTPGHADFGGEVERVLNMVDGVLLLVDAFEGPMPQTKYVLRKALEQKLKPIVVINKIDKPDARVAEVEDEILELFMELEADDDQLDFPVIYANGRDGVAKVRMEDEATDLQPLFQSIITHCPCPKGDADGPLQFMVTTLDYDDYVGKIAVGRIVRGSMMPNQNVLIVDGESQRRAKISRVYTYEGLSRVEQEKGAAMGDIACIIGIPDIKIGETVADVTNPEALPKINIDEPTLSMIFYVNDSPFAGQEGDFVTSRHLRDRLFREVQTNVSLRVEETDSADAFKVSGRGELHIAVLIEEMRRQGYEMQVGKPSVITKEINGQKCEPLEALTIDVPQEFMGSVMEKLGTRKAEMVNMVDLAGYTRLEFIIPARGLIGFRSEFLTATKGNGIMYHVFHGYAPWKGDIPGRTRGSLVAFESGETTAYGIYNLQDRGVMFISPAQSIYLGQVIGESNRDVDIDVNPCKKKHLSNTRSSASDEALRLTPPRIMSLEQALEWVNDDELVEVTPKSIRLRKAILDKHDRKKAARK from the coding sequence ATGGAACGTAAGGATATCCGTAATATTGCTATTATTGCTCACGTTGACCATGGTAAAACGACCTTGGTCGATGCCATGTTGAAACAGAGTCATGTTTTCCGTTCGAATGAAAAGGTCGCCGAACGGATCATGGACTCCGGAGATATTGAACGTGAACGTGGGATTACTATTTTATCGAAAAATACGTCGGTCATGCATGACGGTGTAAAGATCAATATTGTCGACACGCCGGGGCATGCCGACTTCGGCGGTGAAGTAGAGCGCGTGCTGAATATGGTAGACGGTGTCCTGCTCCTGGTCGATGCCTTTGAAGGTCCCATGCCGCAGACCAAATATGTATTGCGCAAGGCGTTGGAACAAAAATTAAAACCTATCGTGGTCATCAATAAGATTGATAAACCCGACGCCCGTGTAGCCGAAGTGGAAGATGAAATCCTGGAGCTTTTCATGGAATTGGAAGCTGACGACGATCAGCTTGATTTCCCCGTTATCTATGCTAACGGTCGTGACGGCGTCGCCAAGGTCCGGATGGAAGATGAAGCGACGGATCTGCAGCCCCTCTTCCAGTCGATTATCACGCATTGCCCGTGTCCGAAAGGTGATGCCGACGGTCCGCTTCAGTTCATGGTCACGACGTTGGACTACGATGATTATGTCGGGAAAATTGCTGTCGGCCGCATTGTTCGCGGCAGCATGATGCCGAATCAAAATGTATTGATTGTTGACGGAGAAAGCCAGCGCAGAGCGAAGATCAGCCGCGTTTATACGTATGAAGGATTAAGCCGGGTCGAACAGGAAAAAGGCGCGGCGATGGGGGACATTGCCTGCATCATCGGTATTCCCGATATCAAAATCGGTGAAACCGTTGCCGATGTGACCAATCCGGAAGCGTTGCCGAAGATCAATATTGATGAGCCGACCTTGTCCATGATTTTCTATGTCAATGACAGTCCCTTTGCCGGCCAGGAAGGCGATTTCGTCACGAGCCGTCACCTTCGGGACCGACTTTTCCGCGAGGTGCAGACGAATGTCAGTCTTCGCGTTGAAGAGACGGACAGTGCCGACGCCTTTAAGGTATCCGGACGAGGTGAACTGCACATTGCCGTTTTGATCGAAGAAATGCGCCGGCAAGGATATGAAATGCAGGTCGGCAAGCCCAGCGTCATTACGAAAGAAATCAACGGTCAGAAATGCGAACCGCTTGAAGCGCTGACGATTGACGTGCCGCAGGAATTTATGGGATCGGTTATGGAAAAGCTGGGGACGCGTAAGGCCGAAATGGTCAATATGGTTGATCTCGCCGGCTATACGCGTTTGGAATTCATCATTCCCGCCCGCGGGCTGATCGGTTTCCGCAGTGAATTTCTGACGGCTACGAAAGGGAACGGTATCATGTACCACGTATTTCACGGATATGCGCCTTGGAAGGGTGATATTCCCGGACGGACACGGGGCAGCCTGGTGGCTTTTGAAAGCGGCGAAACAACGGCGTACGGAATCTACAATCTTCAGGATCGCGGCGTGATGTTCATTTCTCCGGCTCAGTCTATTTACTTGGGGCAGGTGATCGGCGAAAGCAACCGCGATGTCGATATTGACGTCAACCCGTGCAAGAAGAAGCATTTGAGCAATACCCGGTCATCCGCTTCCGATGAAGCGCTCCGGCTGACACCACCGCGTATTATGAGCTTGGAACAGGCGCTGGAATGGGTCAATGACGATGAACTCGTTGAAGTGACGCCGAAGAGCATTCGTCTCCGCAAGGCCATTTTGGACAAACACGACAGAAAAAAAGCGGCGCGCAAATAG
- the murB gene encoding UDP-N-acetylmuramate dehydrogenase, whose translation MTKTAINEFVSQLHTVFDDEHLLVHEPMRFHTTFAVGGPADVLVLPYSVKELSLSIRAARRLGLPVTVLGGGSNVLVRDGGIRGVVIQLNCMHKVLSAHDNKILASAGFMLEDVCAFAQNRGLTGIEFACGIPGTLGGAVFMNAGAYGGEMSHVVSRVRTVNGQGGVQTYVTPDFGFSYRMSKFQELQEYVVEVELLLDYGRQDVIQALMDELMEKRRSKQPLEMHSAGSTFKRPPGYFAGTLIDQTGLKGLSCGDAEVSVKHAGFVVNRGNASARDVLTVIHEVQRRVKEAYGVTLETEVRIIGEE comes from the coding sequence ATCACTAAGACGGCAATAAACGAGTTTGTTTCTCAACTTCATACGGTATTCGACGACGAACATCTGCTGGTTCATGAGCCGATGCGGTTTCATACGACCTTTGCCGTCGGCGGACCTGCCGACGTGCTGGTGCTGCCCTATTCGGTAAAAGAGTTGTCCTTATCCATCAGAGCGGCCCGGCGTTTGGGATTGCCCGTTACGGTTCTCGGCGGCGGTTCCAATGTGCTCGTTCGTGACGGCGGCATACGGGGTGTTGTGATTCAGTTGAACTGCATGCACAAGGTCCTGTCGGCACATGACAATAAAATTCTTGCCAGCGCCGGTTTTATGCTGGAAGATGTCTGCGCCTTTGCGCAGAACAGGGGGCTTACGGGCATTGAATTTGCCTGCGGTATTCCGGGTACGCTCGGCGGCGCCGTTTTCATGAACGCCGGCGCTTACGGCGGAGAAATGAGCCACGTCGTATCCCGCGTTCGTACCGTTAACGGTCAGGGCGGCGTTCAAACTTATGTTACCCCCGATTTCGGCTTTTCCTATCGCATGAGCAAGTTCCAGGAGTTGCAGGAGTATGTCGTTGAAGTGGAATTGCTTTTGGATTACGGCCGGCAAGACGTTATTCAGGCGCTGATGGATGAACTCATGGAAAAGCGACGCAGCAAGCAGCCGTTGGAAATGCACAGTGCCGGCAGCACGTTCAAGCGGCCGCCGGGATATTTCGCCGGTACGCTGATTGACCAAACGGGGCTGAAAGGCCTGTCCTGCGGTGATGCGGAAGTATCGGTCAAGCACGCCGGTTTTGTTGTCAATCGCGGCAATGCATCGGCCCGAGATGTACTGACCGTTATCCATGAGGTACAGCGCCGTGTTAAGGAAGCTTACGGCGTGACGCTGGAAACGGAAGTCCGTATTATCGGTGAAGAATAA
- a CDS encoding YlbF family regulator, protein MDVFVKANELAQAIQACPEYVALLAAGKKLAEDQKTEKMVREFLLTQAELAYAQSMGDKPIKKKLETMNRLAAIIKTRSGAVEYLAAYNAWQAKAGEIYQIVQNAMAEGMSILDH, encoded by the coding sequence ATGGACGTATTTGTAAAGGCGAATGAATTGGCGCAGGCTATTCAGGCATGTCCCGAATATGTGGCACTGTTGGCAGCCGGAAAAAAATTGGCAGAAGATCAAAAGACGGAAAAAATGGTGCGTGAATTTTTGTTGACACAGGCTGAACTGGCCTATGCGCAGTCCATGGGCGATAAGCCGATTAAGAAGAAACTGGAAACGATGAATCGGCTGGCAGCCATTATCAAAACGCGCTCCGGAGCGGTGGAATATCTGGCGGCGTATAACGCGTGGCAGGCGAAGGCCGGAGAAATTTATCAGATCGTGCAAAACGCAATGGCAGAAGGAATGAGCATTCTTGATCACTAA